A single Actinomadura algeriensis DNA region contains:
- a CDS encoding GMC oxidoreductase, whose protein sequence is MSAISRRSLLAGAAATAGLAATGLPRAHAAAPARVPVTREEQRVVIIGSGFGGGVAALRFAQAGVRCLVLERGVWWPTGPNAETFPHPTSPDKRIFWLGSPSVLGFTPELFDPYTGLLEQVPGDGMDMVVAAGVGGGSLVYQGMTLQPSESVFNANLPERLDYARMDRDHYRRVARMLRLETAPDELIASKTYKPARVFAEYAERAGEPVAKIPMPIDWDFALRELKGEMKPSYTNGDCSLGVNNGGKHSVDVTYIAQARATGLVTVATRHNVTDVAMAPDGRWQIFVDRIATDGTVLEKKIITAKALVMAAGSAGTTRLLMRAAAKDQIPDMPDGLGTGWGSNGDRIYTWTNWADDFGTPQGGPVVYGSMDWEDPASANTIIQASIPPLGDLRTTMIVGYGVSEGRGRFVYDAAKDDAVLRWPKGADDALYRRIHERVTKITGSSSFLIDTTAAYPSTWHPLGGAAMGTVCDLAGRVEGHRGLYVLDGALLPGTTAACNPSMTIAAVAERATDDLIANDVGTVF, encoded by the coding sequence GTGTCCGCGATCAGCCGCCGTTCCCTGCTCGCCGGCGCCGCCGCCACCGCCGGGCTGGCCGCCACCGGCCTGCCGCGCGCCCACGCCGCCGCGCCCGCCCGGGTGCCGGTCACGCGCGAAGAGCAGCGCGTCGTCATCATCGGCTCCGGCTTCGGGGGAGGGGTGGCGGCGCTCCGCTTCGCGCAGGCGGGAGTGCGGTGCCTCGTCCTGGAGCGGGGCGTCTGGTGGCCCACCGGGCCGAACGCCGAGACGTTCCCGCACCCCACCTCGCCCGACAAGCGGATCTTCTGGCTGGGCTCCCCGTCCGTGCTGGGCTTCACGCCGGAGCTGTTCGACCCCTACACCGGGCTGCTGGAGCAGGTGCCGGGCGACGGGATGGACATGGTCGTCGCCGCGGGCGTCGGCGGCGGATCGCTCGTCTACCAGGGGATGACCCTGCAGCCCTCCGAGAGCGTCTTCAACGCCAACCTGCCCGAGCGGCTCGACTACGCGCGGATGGACCGCGACCACTACCGGCGCGTCGCGCGCATGCTGCGCCTGGAGACCGCGCCTGACGAGCTGATCGCCAGCAAGACCTACAAGCCCGCGCGCGTCTTCGCCGAGTACGCCGAGCGGGCCGGCGAGCCCGTCGCGAAGATCCCGATGCCGATCGACTGGGACTTCGCGCTGCGCGAGCTCAAGGGCGAGATGAAGCCGTCCTACACCAACGGCGACTGCTCCCTCGGGGTGAACAACGGCGGCAAGCACTCGGTCGACGTCACCTACATCGCCCAGGCGCGGGCCACCGGCCTGGTGACCGTCGCGACGCGGCACAACGTGACGGACGTCGCCATGGCCCCGGACGGGCGCTGGCAGATCTTCGTCGACCGCATCGCGACCGACGGGACCGTCCTCGAGAAGAAGATCATCACCGCGAAGGCGCTGGTCATGGCGGCCGGGTCCGCGGGCACGACCAGGCTGCTGATGCGCGCGGCGGCCAAGGACCAGATCCCCGACATGCCCGACGGCCTCGGCACCGGCTGGGGCTCGAACGGCGACCGCATCTACACGTGGACGAACTGGGCGGACGACTTCGGCACCCCGCAGGGCGGCCCGGTCGTCTACGGCAGCATGGACTGGGAGGACCCGGCGTCCGCGAACACGATCATCCAGGCGTCCATCCCGCCCCTGGGCGACCTGCGGACCACGATGATCGTCGGTTACGGGGTGAGCGAGGGCCGCGGCCGGTTCGTCTACGACGCGGCCAAGGACGACGCCGTCCTGCGGTGGCCGAAGGGCGCCGACGACGCGCTCTACCGGCGCATCCACGAACGCGTCACCAAGATCACCGGCTCGTCGTCGTTCCTCATCGACACCACCGCCGCCTACCCGTCCACCTGGCATCCGCTCGGGGGCGCCGCGATGGGCACGGTCTGCGACCTGGCCGGACGGGTCGAGGGGCACCGCGGCCTCTACGTGCTGGACGGCGCGCTGCTGCCCGGCACCACCGCCGCCTGCAACCCCTCGATGACGATCGCCGCGGTCGCCGAGCGCGCCACCGACGACCTGATCGCGAACGACGTGGGCACGGTGTTCTGA
- a CDS encoding MarR family winged helix-turn-helix transcriptional regulator — MSTQSGGPAVDEAVRTLLLLMPRLVGRAKRLPVPSALRGLDLAPRHLALLAHLEYDGPASVNELAARLEVAPTTVSLMVGELSQPGVLERTADPADRRRRIVAIAPAYTAAIKEWLSGSASAWESVMRGLAPADRATVITALRDYEDALERTARAT, encoded by the coding sequence ATGTCCACGCAATCGGGCGGTCCGGCCGTCGACGAGGCGGTCCGCACCCTGCTGCTGCTCATGCCACGGCTCGTCGGGCGGGCCAAGCGCCTGCCCGTCCCCTCGGCGCTCCGCGGCCTGGACCTCGCGCCGCGCCACCTGGCGCTGCTGGCCCACCTGGAGTACGACGGGCCCGCGAGCGTCAACGAACTCGCCGCCCGGCTGGAGGTCGCCCCGACGACCGTCAGCCTCATGGTCGGCGAACTGTCACAACCGGGCGTCCTGGAACGGACCGCCGATCCCGCCGACCGGCGCCGCCGCATCGTCGCCATCGCCCCGGCCTACACCGCCGCGATCAAGGAATGGCTCTCCGGCAGCGCCTCGGCCTGGGAGAGCGTGATGCGCGGCCTCGCCCCCGCCGACCGCGCCACGGTCATCACCGCACTGCGCGACTACGAGGACGCCCTGGAGCGGACCGCGCGAGCGACCTGA
- a CDS encoding roadblock/LC7 domain-containing protein, with product MTAAPITAGEVRGLLDALARRAAPLGGVVRLSNDGLVVASSTGLGREESEHLAALVSGVQGLARGACRRFAGGELLQSVIELDTALVFMVPAGEGASLVATGPPDVDAGTVVYELTELAERFAERPPVLPRLSVPGPR from the coding sequence ATGACCGCGGCACCGATCACGGCAGGGGAGGTGCGCGGGCTCCTCGACGCCCTGGCGCGCCGCGCGGCGCCGCTGGGCGGCGTGGTCAGGCTGTCCAACGACGGGCTGGTCGTGGCGTCCTCCACCGGGCTCGGCCGGGAGGAGTCCGAGCACCTGGCCGCGCTGGTCTCCGGCGTGCAGGGGCTCGCCCGCGGCGCGTGCCGCCGGTTCGCGGGCGGCGAGCTGCTGCAGAGCGTGATCGAACTCGACACCGCGCTGGTGTTCATGGTCCCCGCCGGGGAGGGGGCCTCCCTGGTCGCGACCGGGCCGCCGGACGTCGACGCCGGGACGGTCGTGTACGAGCTGACCGAGCTGGCCGAGCGGTTCGCCGAGCGTCCGCCGGTCCTTCCCCGGCTGTCGGTGCCGGGCCCGAGGTGA
- a CDS encoding DUF742 domain-containing protein: MSADRWLDGDAGPVVRPYTLTRGRTRLRDDALDLISVVEATGVPVPSRLRLDPEHRRLLALCASSITFADLTSEIDLPVGVVRVLIDDLRDENLLRVLKPTPAGDVPDELVLRKLLNGLRAL; encoded by the coding sequence GTGAGCGCTGACCGGTGGCTCGACGGGGACGCGGGGCCCGTCGTCCGTCCCTACACCCTGACGCGAGGCCGGACCCGGCTCCGCGACGACGCCCTCGACCTGATCTCGGTGGTGGAGGCGACCGGGGTGCCGGTCCCGTCGCGGCTGCGCCTGGACCCCGAACACCGGCGCCTGCTGGCGCTGTGCGCCAGCTCGATCACCTTCGCCGACCTGACGTCGGAGATCGACCTGCCCGTCGGCGTCGTGCGCGTCCTGATCGACGACCTGCGTGATGAGAATCTGCTCAGGGTGCTGAAGCCGACTCCGGCCGGCGACGTCCCGGATGAGCTCGTACTAAGGAAGCTGCTGAATGGTCTCCGCGCACTCTGA
- a CDS encoding glucose 1-dehydrogenase — translation MSTKLAGKSALITGAAQGIGAATARVFAGYGARIVVADINEDGGRETVAAIEKDGGEAIFVRADITSGADMEAAVRATVDAYGRLDCAVNNAGVEEQGAALHEITEEAWDRLVAVNLKGVWLSMKYEIRQMLEQGGGTIANMASVAGLVGLPLGISDYSATKGGVVAMTRTAAIEYVRQGVRVNAVCPGVVRTPLLDQAIQGGMFTEAEAAALHPTGVLLDPEDVAETFAFLCADTSKHITGQSIAVDCGMSAG, via the coding sequence GTGAGTACGAAGCTCGCCGGCAAGTCCGCCCTCATCACCGGTGCCGCGCAGGGCATCGGCGCCGCGACGGCACGGGTGTTCGCCGGTTACGGCGCCCGGATCGTGGTCGCCGACATCAACGAGGACGGCGGCCGCGAGACGGTGGCCGCGATCGAGAAGGACGGCGGCGAGGCGATCTTCGTCCGCGCCGACATCACCTCGGGGGCCGACATGGAGGCCGCGGTCCGGGCCACCGTGGACGCCTACGGCCGGCTCGACTGCGCCGTCAACAACGCGGGCGTCGAGGAGCAGGGCGCGGCGCTGCACGAGATCACCGAGGAGGCTTGGGACCGGCTGGTCGCGGTGAACCTCAAGGGCGTCTGGCTGTCCATGAAGTACGAGATCCGGCAGATGCTCGAGCAGGGCGGCGGGACGATCGCCAACATGGCGTCCGTCGCCGGGCTGGTGGGGCTGCCGCTCGGCATCTCCGACTACTCGGCGACCAAGGGCGGCGTCGTGGCGATGACCCGCACCGCCGCGATCGAGTACGTGCGGCAGGGCGTCCGGGTCAACGCGGTCTGCCCGGGCGTCGTCCGCACCCCGCTGCTCGACCAGGCGATCCAGGGCGGCATGTTCACCGAGGCGGAGGCGGCGGCGCTGCACCCGACCGGCGTCCTGCTGGATCCGGAGGACGTCGCCGAGACGTTCGCGTTCCTGTGCGCGGACACGTCCAAGCACATCACGGGGCAGTCGATCGCCGTCGACTGCGGCATGTCGGCCGGCTGA
- the araA gene encoding L-arabinose isomerase, with protein MTAWFLTGSQGLYGEDTLRQVAEQSRRIAAALPVDVGWKPVLTDAAAIRRVMLDANADDSCTGVIAWMHTFSPAKMWIAGLDALRKPLLHLHTQANVQLPWSSIDMDFMNLNQAAHGDREFAHVQTRLGVPRKTVAGHVTDPSTAARVQAWARAAAGAAALRSTRLARFGDNMRDVAVTEGDKVEAELRFGVSVNTYAVNDLVAAVDAVADADVTSLAAEYEDAYAVVPELRAGGDRHDSLRYAARIELGLRGFLTGGGFTAFTTNFEDLGGLRQLPGLAVQRLMADGFGFGGEGDWKTSALLRAVKSMAPGGGTSFMEDYTYNLVPGEQLILGAHMLEVCPSIAAGTPSCEIHPLGIGGREDPVRLVFDAEPGPGIVVGLADLGDRFRLVANEIDVVVPPPLPNLPVARAVWRPSPDLPTSTECWLTAGGPHHTVLSTAVGAEELTDLADMLGVELLTIDAGTTTSGFTKEVRWNQAYHRLAQGF; from the coding sequence ATGACCGCATGGTTCCTGACCGGCAGCCAGGGCCTGTACGGCGAGGACACGCTGCGGCAGGTGGCCGAGCAGTCCCGCCGGATCGCCGCCGCGCTGCCCGTCGACGTCGGGTGGAAGCCGGTCCTCACCGACGCGGCGGCCATCCGCCGCGTCATGCTGGACGCGAACGCCGACGACTCCTGCACCGGCGTGATCGCGTGGATGCACACGTTCTCCCCGGCCAAGATGTGGATCGCGGGACTGGACGCGCTGCGCAAGCCGCTGCTGCACCTGCACACGCAGGCGAACGTGCAACTGCCGTGGAGCTCCATCGACATGGACTTCATGAACCTCAACCAGGCCGCGCACGGCGACCGCGAGTTCGCGCACGTCCAGACCCGGCTCGGGGTGCCCCGCAAGACCGTGGCGGGGCACGTGACCGACCCGTCCACGGCGGCCCGCGTCCAGGCGTGGGCGCGCGCCGCCGCCGGGGCCGCCGCGCTGCGCTCGACGCGCCTCGCGCGCTTCGGCGACAACATGCGCGACGTCGCGGTGACCGAGGGCGACAAGGTCGAGGCCGAACTGCGCTTCGGCGTCTCGGTCAACACCTACGCCGTCAACGACCTGGTGGCCGCGGTCGACGCGGTCGCCGACGCCGACGTGACGTCGCTGGCCGCCGAGTACGAGGACGCCTACGCCGTCGTCCCCGAGCTGCGCGCGGGCGGCGACCGGCACGACTCCCTCCGCTACGCCGCGCGCATCGAGCTGGGGCTGCGCGGGTTCCTCACCGGCGGCGGCTTCACGGCCTTCACCACCAATTTCGAGGACCTCGGCGGCCTGCGGCAGCTCCCGGGCCTGGCCGTCCAGCGGCTGATGGCGGACGGCTTCGGGTTCGGCGGCGAGGGCGACTGGAAGACGTCCGCGCTGCTGCGGGCCGTCAAGAGCATGGCGCCCGGCGGCGGCACTTCGTTCATGGAGGACTACACCTACAACCTGGTGCCGGGGGAGCAGCTCATCCTCGGCGCGCACATGCTGGAGGTCTGCCCCTCGATCGCCGCGGGCACCCCGTCGTGCGAGATCCATCCGCTGGGCATCGGCGGCCGCGAGGACCCCGTCCGGCTCGTGTTCGACGCCGAACCCGGTCCCGGCATCGTCGTGGGCCTCGCCGATCTCGGCGACCGGTTCCGGCTGGTCGCGAACGAGATCGACGTCGTCGTCCCGCCCCCGCTGCCGAACCTGCCGGTGGCGCGGGCCGTCTGGCGTCCGAGCCCGGACCTGCCGACGTCCACCGAGTGCTGGCTGACCGCCGGAGGGCCGCACCACACCGTCCTGTCCACGGCGGTCGGCGCCGAGGAGCTCACCGACCTGGCCGACATGCTCGGCGTCGAACTCCTCACGATCGACGCCGGCACGACGACGTCCGGTTTCACGAAGGAGGTCCGCTGGAACCAGGCGTACCACCGCCTGGCCCAGGGGTTCTGA
- a CDS encoding tautomerase family protein has product MGPTVPHLTVHLPENRLTGSEPELVTALTEAIVGVYGEWARDLVNIRLAGVPAGRFAQGGAAVDTNASVVLGVRAGLFDRPDADEITAGLGAALTDAIVRVLGEDLRPGTVVELVASPPERNFVAGAPAA; this is encoded by the coding sequence TTGGGGCCCACTGTGCCGCATCTGACCGTCCATCTTCCGGAGAACAGGCTCACCGGTTCGGAGCCGGAGCTCGTCACCGCCCTGACCGAGGCCATCGTCGGCGTCTACGGCGAATGGGCCCGCGACCTCGTCAACATCCGCCTCGCCGGGGTCCCCGCGGGCCGCTTCGCGCAGGGCGGCGCGGCCGTGGACACGAACGCGTCGGTGGTGCTGGGCGTCCGCGCCGGACTCTTCGACCGCCCGGACGCCGACGAGATCACCGCGGGCCTCGGCGCCGCGCTCACCGACGCGATCGTCCGGGTGCTCGGCGAGGACCTCCGTCCCGGCACGGTCGTCGAACTCGTGGCGTCCCCGCCGGAGCGGAACTTCGTCGCGGGGGCCCCGGCCGCCTGA
- a CDS encoding GTP-binding protein produces the protein MVSAHSDTAQPDTAHSDAVLSGGDAPSGGGRPIAAKILVAGGFGVGKTTMVGSISEIRPLRTEELLTDRGAGVDDTTGVAGKTSTTVAMDFGRITMQDDLVLYLFGTPGQERFWFMWDELALGAIGAVVLADVRRLADCFAAVDYFEDRGTPFMVAVNCFEGAERKDPRDVRIALDLEEHVPLLLCDVRSRESARDVLVTMIEHVLTTTTAAKAASS, from the coding sequence ATGGTCTCCGCGCACTCTGACACCGCGCAACCCGACACCGCGCACTCCGATGCCGTGCTCTCCGGCGGGGACGCGCCGTCCGGGGGCGGCCGGCCGATCGCCGCGAAGATCCTCGTGGCGGGCGGTTTCGGGGTCGGCAAGACCACGATGGTCGGCTCGATCAGCGAGATCCGCCCGCTGCGCACCGAGGAACTGCTCACCGACCGCGGCGCGGGCGTCGACGACACCACCGGCGTCGCCGGGAAGACCAGCACCACCGTCGCCATGGACTTCGGCCGGATCACCATGCAGGACGACCTGGTGCTGTACCTGTTCGGCACGCCGGGGCAGGAACGGTTCTGGTTCATGTGGGACGAGCTGGCGCTCGGGGCCATCGGCGCGGTCGTGCTGGCGGACGTGCGCCGCCTCGCCGACTGCTTCGCCGCCGTCGACTACTTCGAGGACCGCGGCACCCCGTTCATGGTCGCGGTGAACTGCTTCGAGGGCGCCGAGCGCAAGGACCCCCGGGACGTGCGGATCGCGTTGGACCTGGAGGAACACGTGCCGTTGCTGCTGTGCGACGTGCGCAGCCGGGAATCGGCCCGGGACGTGCTGGTCACGATGATCGAGCACGTGCTGACCACGACCACGGCCGCGAAGGCGGCCTCGTCCTGA
- a CDS encoding roadblock/LC7 domain-containing protein yields the protein MTTLLGESSDRLNWLIDGLVERVPQVTRAVLQSADGLVLGSSSGLDRADADYLSALAAGLQSLAQGARTQFDATEARQTIIEMSDAFLFVTAAGEGASLTVMSDAAVDPAQISYEMTTLVRRVGEHLATRPRER from the coding sequence GTGACAACCCTGCTCGGCGAATCCTCCGACCGGCTGAACTGGCTGATCGACGGACTCGTCGAACGCGTGCCGCAGGTCACCCGGGCGGTTCTGCAGTCCGCGGACGGACTCGTGCTGGGCTCGTCCTCCGGCCTCGACCGCGCCGACGCGGACTACCTGTCCGCGCTGGCCGCGGGCCTGCAGAGCCTCGCGCAGGGCGCGCGGACCCAGTTCGACGCGACCGAGGCGCGCCAGACGATCATCGAGATGAGCGACGCGTTCCTGTTCGTCACCGCCGCGGGCGAGGGCGCGTCGCTGACCGTGATGAGCGACGCGGCCGTCGATCCCGCACAGATCAGTTACGAGATGACGACCCTCGTCCGGCGCGTCGGCGAGCATCTCGCGACCCGTCCCCGGGAGCGCTGA
- a CDS encoding sulfite oxidase, giving the protein MKPRDDGRIVKPLPPDRFAVHGPNAEMRWEAMRGEGVLVPNDRFFVRDHTRTPLIDVRTWRLRLFGDGLRGAPPRDRAVEFGYEDLLAMPSRTLDAVIECAGNGRALFASQQGTPMPGIPWGLGGVGAARWRGVPLAAVLERAGLRPDAVDVLPSGLDPDFGLDGENLGRVRRPLPVGKAMDDVLVAYEMNGVPLPPDHGFPARLVVPGWVGIASIKWLGEIEVAGRPLPSPWSTRMYRMFGPGHPPGGGPALAEQVTKSAFELARDERVPAGRTTVLTGRSWAPDGPVRAVEVSVDGGASWRTARLLDGDTAWSRWSLEWCPDRTGPVMLVARAVDGTGARQPFRAEPNDEGYLFGAAVRHRVLVA; this is encoded by the coding sequence ATGAAGCCACGCGATGACGGCCGGATCGTCAAGCCGCTGCCGCCGGACCGGTTCGCCGTGCACGGCCCCAACGCGGAGATGCGCTGGGAGGCCATGCGCGGCGAGGGCGTCCTGGTGCCCAACGACCGCTTCTTCGTCCGCGACCACACCCGGACACCGCTGATCGACGTGCGGACGTGGCGGCTGCGCCTGTTCGGCGACGGCCTGCGGGGGGCGCCCCCGCGCGACCGCGCCGTCGAGTTCGGCTACGAGGACCTCCTCGCCATGCCGTCCCGCACGCTGGACGCGGTGATCGAATGCGCGGGCAACGGCCGTGCCCTCTTCGCGAGCCAGCAGGGGACGCCCATGCCGGGCATTCCCTGGGGGCTCGGCGGTGTCGGCGCCGCGCGCTGGCGCGGGGTCCCGCTCGCGGCCGTCCTGGAACGCGCCGGGCTGCGCCCGGACGCGGTCGACGTGCTGCCGTCCGGACTCGATCCGGACTTCGGCCTCGACGGCGAGAACCTGGGGCGCGTGCGCAGGCCGCTGCCCGTCGGCAAGGCGATGGACGACGTCCTGGTCGCCTACGAGATGAACGGGGTCCCGCTGCCGCCCGACCACGGGTTCCCGGCCCGGCTCGTGGTGCCCGGCTGGGTCGGGATCGCCTCCATCAAGTGGCTGGGGGAGATCGAGGTCGCCGGCCGCCCGCTGCCGTCGCCGTGGAGCACCCGCATGTACCGCATGTTCGGTCCCGGCCACCCGCCCGGCGGCGGCCCGGCGCTGGCGGAGCAGGTCACCAAGAGCGCGTTCGAACTCGCCCGGGACGAGCGCGTCCCGGCCGGGCGCACGACCGTCCTGACCGGACGCTCGTGGGCGCCGGACGGCCCCGTGCGCGCGGTCGAGGTCAGCGTGGACGGCGGCGCGAGCTGGCGGACCGCGCGCCTGCTGGACGGCGACACCGCGTGGAGCCGCTGGAGCCTGGAGTGGTGTCCCGACCGGACGGGCCCGGTCATGCTCGTCGCCCGCGCCGTCGACGGGACGGGCGCCCGCCAGCCTTTCCGGGCGGAGCCCAACGACGAGGGGTACCTGTTCGGCGCGGCCGTCCGGCACCGCGTCCTGGTGGCCTGA
- a CDS encoding sensor histidine kinase, with protein MKAPRRRSIRFSLYGLLVIPLVSLVTLWAFAAQGVVSEAVQQRNIDTANEIYGYAVQPMLVTLAQERQESVVWLSGGGRLPRTPVDAVRKKMDGTIVQMNRAARSGEFQDTLTDEMKSRLSVLIGKLNRIGELRNRVDSGSMNKLAVFEAYNDVIDAHFRFIYLLVAGNGYQQAYHLTGMSRGIELAGREAALVGGVLVGGGRMTAAEHTAITRLVFERRYLETSSIAEFTEANGAPFEAALASEAAKTFTAVEDRVLATRPGVRMKLSPAAWTASAGAYIKALDGALGESRVVLAADAKKTSDATLTRLGLVGGVGLIAIVLTAVLMLRFSRRIGRDLRELQGAAHTLAEERLPGVVTRLKRGDDVDVAVEAPPLQVGRTAEVFDVATTFSTVQRTAVEAAVGQAELRKAVNQVFQNLARRNQSLLHRQLAMLDTLERKATDQEALADLFAIDHLTTRMRRHAEGLIILSGAAPGRGWRRPVGVLDVLRGAVGEIEDYARVEVVSTAEEAVVGSAVADVIHLLAELIENAATMSPPNTPVEVDAGLVGQGLAVEIQDRGLGMEPDKLAAVNEQLAREPEFDLSDGERLGLFVVGSLAHRHGIKVALEPNAYGGIKTIVLLPHSIVVSGDPDAHAEAPDVAEVPEAAEVPEAAEEGGGDGPREQPMDPVGRHRADEPETVPAAAPVPDPPATATATGAVADAAVDGGTHAGMPRRVRRASLAPQLRDAEPAEPAPDDGRPSVRGGRSPERARSVMASMQSGWRRGRAEPLPPDPAAEPAEPTEEEGKR; from the coding sequence GTGAAAGCCCCGCGCCGGCGTTCGATCCGGTTCTCGCTCTACGGTCTGCTCGTCATTCCCCTGGTGTCGCTGGTCACGCTGTGGGCGTTCGCGGCGCAGGGCGTCGTGTCCGAGGCCGTCCAGCAGCGCAACATCGACACGGCCAACGAGATCTACGGTTACGCCGTCCAGCCGATGCTGGTCACCCTGGCGCAGGAACGCCAGGAGTCGGTCGTCTGGCTGAGCGGTGGCGGCCGCCTGCCGCGCACGCCGGTGGACGCCGTCCGCAAGAAGATGGACGGGACGATCGTGCAGATGAACCGGGCCGCGCGGTCCGGCGAGTTCCAGGACACCCTGACCGACGAGATGAAGTCGCGGCTCTCGGTGCTGATCGGCAAGCTCAACCGGATCGGTGAACTGCGGAACCGGGTCGACTCCGGGTCGATGAACAAGCTCGCGGTGTTCGAGGCGTACAACGACGTCATCGACGCCCACTTCCGGTTCATCTACCTGCTGGTCGCGGGCAACGGCTACCAGCAGGCCTACCACCTGACCGGCATGTCGCGGGGCATCGAGCTGGCCGGCCGCGAGGCGGCGCTGGTCGGCGGGGTGCTCGTCGGCGGCGGGCGGATGACCGCCGCCGAGCACACCGCGATCACCCGGCTGGTGTTCGAGCGCCGCTACCTGGAGACGTCGAGCATCGCGGAGTTCACCGAGGCGAACGGCGCGCCCTTCGAGGCGGCGCTGGCGTCCGAGGCGGCGAAGACCTTCACCGCCGTGGAGGACCGGGTCCTGGCGACCCGGCCGGGCGTGCGGATGAAGCTCTCTCCCGCCGCCTGGACGGCGTCCGCGGGCGCCTACATCAAGGCGCTGGACGGCGCGCTCGGCGAGTCCCGCGTGGTGCTGGCCGCCGACGCCAAGAAGACCTCCGACGCGACCCTGACGCGCCTCGGGCTCGTCGGCGGCGTCGGCCTGATCGCGATCGTCCTGACCGCGGTCTTGATGCTCAGGTTCAGCCGCCGCATCGGCCGTGACCTGCGCGAGCTGCAGGGCGCGGCGCACACGCTGGCGGAGGAGCGGCTGCCCGGCGTGGTGACCCGGCTGAAGCGCGGCGACGACGTCGACGTGGCGGTGGAGGCCCCGCCGCTCCAGGTGGGCCGGACGGCCGAGGTGTTCGACGTCGCGACGACGTTCTCCACCGTCCAGCGCACCGCCGTGGAGGCCGCCGTCGGCCAGGCCGAACTGCGCAAGGCCGTCAACCAGGTGTTCCAGAACCTGGCCCGCCGCAACCAGTCGCTGCTGCACCGCCAGCTGGCGATGCTCGACACGCTGGAGCGCAAGGCGACCGACCAGGAGGCGCTGGCCGACCTGTTCGCCATCGACCACCTCACCACCCGCATGCGGCGGCACGCCGAGGGCCTGATCATCCTGTCCGGGGCCGCGCCCGGCCGCGGCTGGCGCCGTCCGGTCGGCGTCCTGGACGTGCTGCGCGGCGCCGTCGGCGAGATCGAGGACTACGCCCGCGTCGAGGTGGTGAGCACGGCGGAGGAGGCGGTCGTGGGATCGGCCGTCGCCGACGTGATCCACCTGCTGGCCGAGCTGATCGAGAACGCGGCGACGATGTCGCCCCCGAACACGCCCGTCGAGGTCGACGCGGGGCTGGTGGGGCAGGGGCTCGCGGTGGAGATCCAGGACCGCGGCCTGGGCATGGAGCCGGACAAGCTCGCCGCCGTCAACGAGCAGCTGGCCCGCGAGCCGGAGTTCGACCTGTCCGACGGCGAACGGCTCGGCCTGTTCGTCGTCGGCAGCCTCGCGCACCGGCACGGGATCAAGGTGGCCCTGGAGCCGAACGCCTACGGCGGCATCAAGACGATCGTGCTGCTGCCGCACTCGATCGTCGTGTCGGGGGACCCGGACGCGCACGCCGAGGCGCCGGACGTCGCGGAGGTTCCGGAGGCCGCGGAGGTCCCGGAGGCCGCGGAGGAAGGCGGCGGCGACGGCCCGCGCGAGCAGCCGATGGACCCGGTCGGACGGCACCGCGCCGACGAGCCCGAGACCGTCCCCGCCGCCGCGCCCGTCCCGGACCCGCCCGCCACCGCCACCGCCACCGGCGCCGTCGCCGACGCCGCCGTGGACGGGGGCACCCACGCGGGCATGCCGCGCCGGGTGCGCCGCGCGAGCCTGGCGCCGCAGCTGCGGGACGCCGAACCCGCCGAGCCCGCGCCGGACGACGGACGGCCGTCCGTGCGGGGCGGGCGCTCACCGGAGCGGGCGCGTTCGGTCATGGCGTCGATGCAGAGCGGATGGCGGCGCGGGCGCGCCGAGCCGCTGCCGCCGGACCCGGCGGCGGAACCGGCGGAACCGACCGAGGAAGAGGGGAAGCGATGA
- a CDS encoding L-ribulose-5-phosphate 4-epimerase: MNFAELREVVCVLHAELVRNDLVAWTAGNVSGRLPGGDRFAIKPSGVSYDDLTPESIVVCDLDGNRVEGELSPSSDTAAHAYVYRHMPDVNGVVHTHSTYASAWAARGEAIPCVLTAMADEFGGEIPVGPFALIGGEDIGRGVVDTLEGHRSKAVLMQNHGVFTIGGSPKDAVKAAVMCEDVARTVHVSRQLGEPLPIARDHVDSLYDRYQNVYGQRSAT; encoded by the coding sequence ATGAACTTCGCAGAGCTGCGGGAGGTCGTCTGCGTGCTGCACGCCGAGCTCGTCCGCAACGACCTGGTGGCGTGGACGGCGGGCAACGTGTCGGGACGGCTGCCCGGCGGCGACCGGTTCGCCATCAAGCCGAGCGGGGTGTCCTACGACGACCTGACGCCCGAGTCGATCGTCGTGTGCGACCTCGACGGGAACCGGGTCGAGGGCGAGCTGTCGCCGTCCAGCGACACCGCCGCGCACGCCTACGTGTACCGGCACATGCCGGACGTGAACGGGGTCGTGCACACGCACTCGACGTACGCGTCGGCGTGGGCGGCGCGCGGGGAGGCGATCCCGTGCGTCCTGACGGCGATGGCCGACGAGTTCGGCGGCGAGATCCCGGTGGGGCCGTTCGCGCTGATCGGCGGCGAGGACATCGGCCGCGGCGTCGTCGACACCCTGGAGGGGCACCGGTCGAAGGCGGTGCTGATGCAGAACCACGGGGTCTTCACCATCGGCGGGTCCCCCAAGGACGCCGTGAAGGCGGCCGTGATGTGCGAGGACGTCGCCCGCACCGTGCACGTGTCGCGGCAGCTCGGCGAGCCGCTGCCGATCGCGCGGGACCACGTCGACAGCCTGTACGACCGCTACCAGAACGTTTACGGGCAGAGGAGCGCGACATGA